Genomic DNA from Peribacillus simplex:
TAGTTCATTATTTGCATTAATTAATTTCATACATTCCTCCCCTTGCTTCAGATGTGTTCCATAATTATTAACCAAAATAAATTAATTTCGTTCTTTTTCTGACTATTTTTGTTCACTTTTGTGAACTAAATCATTTTCTCATTTAGATTTCCAGGATGATAGAAAAACATAAATAAAAAAGAGGACAATTATGATGAAAATTTCCACAATGATTAGCAGTATTCTTTCTATCCAACCTAAGTCATTCCAAGCAGATGGAAAAAATAAAATAATTCCTGCAGTAATAAGCGAAAAAAGGAGTCGCCGAATAAACATCAAAACCCCAAAATTTTCTTCGTGTATTGCTCTAACTGTTACATACCATCCATAGAGAACAAAACTCCCACTTACTACCAAACGAGTTTGATGACTGTAATCATGAAATAAGATTTTACCTAGTAGGAAATATCCCAAAACACTGTATATGAGAAGGGAAAGAATCATGACTGCCCCTTCAGGAGTCTCAGCTTTTTTCGCTCTTATGGTTTTACAGCAATCATTATATTTATCCTCTAGAGAAAAAACATGATCAGGCAAGTAATAACGGCAGCCTTTCCTGTGATCAACTTTCTTAAAATATGAGCCATCATTGTTAGGATCGTTCATGTTCCTTTCTATATCTTCTAAATAGCCGGATAAGGACCAAGGATTAATCTCCCCGCCTTCTGTCAGAAATTTATTTATATCGATAGTAAAATCCATTTTGAGAATGGATGAACCTTCTTTTAATATTTCATTTTGAACCTTTGCTTGTTTCACAGACTCCTCCCCTTGACTTTAAAGTGTTTCAAGTATTTCCATTACGCCTATTTAATAAGTCGTCCTTTTCTTCCTTTTCGCTTATTTTTTTGAATTACTACTTATTTTAAGAATTTCTCTAAGTCTTTTATGACTCTTGTTATATTTCTAAGTGATGAATATAGATGAAAACTAGGGATTACAATGGGTTGTATTGCTTCGGATTCGAATCTTTTTCGTTGCTAGTCCCTTCAATCCCCTTCTAATGGATTCAAACTACATCCAAATTTTTTTGACAGAGGTATCAAGTTCTTCACAACCATATTAAACGCGCTGAATAGACATAAATAAAAAATCCTTCAGAAAATTATCAATTTTAAAGGATTTAAGCTAGAGCTATCACCATTGAATAAATAAAGATATTATATAATTAGATGTCAGTCATATTTTCCGACAATAATCCACTTGATTATATCCAGTGGATTATCTTAGGGTTTTACTTATTGTAGTCGTCAAGTATATTTGCTTTTGCACGAAGGTGTTGGGTATATTGTTGAAAAGACGGAATGGTTTTTTTAATTTGTTTGATTAAATTTTCTAACTCATCCCCAAATTTGTTATATTGACCATCTTTCCATTCTGATCCTACACTTCTGTGAGCTGCCTGTAACTGACGAATTACCTCTTCGAGGGCCTGGCTTCCATTTGTAATTTGTTTAGCATACTGCCTTACTGCTTCTGGTGAGTTGACAACGTTTCCTGCCATGCTTTTTCCTCCTAGCATTTTTAAAAGTATTTTTCAAAATGAAGTTTTATTTCCACCTTTAATACATGTCCCTAGTCATAATGACCTACCCTATTTAGATGAATTAATATAAAATAAAGAAAGCTGTTTATTTAAAAAATCACCAACTTTCTTAGATGTTTAGATTAAGGAATGTAATTCTCAAAGAATACGAAAATAAATAATAATAATCAACCTTCCGGTTAGTTATATATTATTTTATTCAAATTTTTCTGTATACTCAACTAACCTTCTTCCTATTTTTCCAAAATTTTCTACTTGATCACCCTTGAACCTCAGTGCAAAAGATCTTTAATAAAAGGATAGTTGTGAAATATCCTTTCTGTGCCTAATTTTTTGACCGCTCATCAAAAGTAATCCTCAAAGTTCAATAAATGGCCTTCATGGCTTGGCTTGAGTTTCCCTTTTCTTTAATCCTTTGCAAAAAGTCCATGAACAAAATCACCAGTAAATCCTCGACCGTCAACTCTTCCTCCATCAAGTATGGGGAAATGTCATGCAGGAATACCTCACCCCGGTAAATCTCCGACTCCTTGATTCGAAGGGTGATCTCTGCTCGTTTTTCTTCTGAGGTCACCTCGATTTCTTCTTCCCTTTGTTCGAAAGAGAAAAGGTTGGTTGACACCTGATTCAATACCCTTTTTTCAATAATCGGCCGTTCCAGGAATTTTTTCTTGGAAGAAATCAAAAAGGGACAGAGCTGTTCATATTTGGCCCCTTTTTTCACTTGTTCCAGAAAGTCAAAATACAGGAGGGCAATCAGATGATACAGTGTTAGGTTTTGCGGAGCCTCTTCAAACAAATCCTTCATGTCTTTCGACTAATACCTCTCCCCTTAAAAATTCATAGTATGGTACCTCAATTTGCAGATATCGATATTTAGGCAAGAAGTAATCAAAAAAACCCTTTTTTTCTTTGTTCGATAAAAGGTTAAATTGACTATAGGATTTCTTCAATGGAACCCCCTCTTTCTAACCAGGCAACGGTATGATGGATCATGCAAAAGGCAACCCTCCGATCGGACAGGTCCTTTAAGATGGCGACTTCATGCAATCCTCCCCTATCGCCGTATTCCGTTTCCAGCAAGTAGGTATGCATATATTCCTTCGTGTCCGTATAGTCCATTGCATAATTCACATCCTTCCATCTAGTCAAACCGAACCTTAGCAATAACGTATTGCAGGCCGTTTGGGTCAAGGATTTTCCCGTTTTTTGCTTATACATCGGATTTAACGTTTTGCACAGCGTCCGGAGCTTGACCTTCATGACATAATCGACAGGGAACTTAATGTCATGCTGCTTGTCCTTCCTGAGTTTTCTCACCGACGTTATTTGGTGCGAAGGACCTCCGGAAGATGTTTTTTGAATAGCTTTTGGTTTTGGATCCTTTTTCTTCATTTCCTCGAAAAAAGGGTTCAATGATGACATCCCTTCCCTCCTCTCCCCTCTCATTCTGTAAAAATGGAAACATACCTCAGGATCACTTTGCCAGTTTTCCACTTTACTAACAATATAGTGGGGAAGGGGTCACTTTAGAACCGGGGAATGTATAAGCCTTCCTTTACCATGGCGATACTATTTAGCAAGAATATTAATTTGCGAGGGATAGATATGATGAGAAAGAACAAAAAGGATACGGAGATAAAGAAGCAGTTTGCGAAACTAATGGAACAGGCGGGTAAAAAGGCTGGAGGTAAAATTGTAAAGGTAAAGGTAAAGGTAAAGATAAAGTAAGAAGAAAGCGAAGGAACAACATCTGACTTTTATTACGAGAATAGAATATTTGCTCAACAATTTGTTCCTTCTACCCGAAGGCGCTACTGTAAGTTTTAGAGGTTGCATCAAGCAACCGTCAAGCAGGCTCGATACCTGCTCTAAATCGAAAAAAAACGGATGTTTTTTCTCCATGCGTGAACGCCACCAGCTGATGATCCAAACGGTGTGCCTCCATTTATTGGTTTCCTTCATTGCTTTTCCCAAGGGACTCAGTCCCTTGAGAACAAAAGGGAGAACGATCCCCCTCTTGCTCGTCTTTTTTCTTATTATAAATATCCCTTTTCTTTTAAGCTAACATACTTACCCGTATGGGAAACAATCAAATGGTCTAAAACTTCAATCCCAATAATTTTCCCTGCTTCCGCCAATCTCTTTGTAACTTCAATGTCTTCCATACTCGGGGTTGGGTCACCCGATGGGTGCTGATGGCTGACAATAAGGGAAGCCGCATTGTTTAAAATGGCGCATTTCAGCACATCTCTAGGATGGACGACACTCGCATTTAGGCTTCCCACATGCGCCCGATGAAGACCTACAACATGATTTTTCGTGTTGAGCATCATGACAAGAAACACTTCCCTGTCCTCGTTTGCGATTTGCGCTGCGGCTAATTCTCGAGCATCTTCTGGATTGCGAATTTGAAAGGCCGCAAACGGTTCGACCATTTCCTTGATTTCCAGCTTGATTTTGACCACTTCAAAAATTGGGGTTAATTCCATTTTCAAATCTCCTTTTCATTTTTTTATTTGTTGCCCTTTTGGTTTTTCTCTGGTGGTTTTTCTTTCCTATTTTCATTTGCCTTGCGAAGCGAATTAGTTCCCCAAAGGGGGATTATTTTTCCCCTTTGACAGGTAGAACGAAAAACACGCATAGGCAATCGGTCAAGGGATTAAGCACAAAAACTTTTTGATGTTGCGATAGCGCCCCTAATCAAAAAGTTTTTTGCCCCTTGATCGATGGACTGGCTGTCTTAGCTTCCTGCCGGAAAGGTTCGGGTGTCCTACCGGCTGGGAGGTTAGCCGGCCTGCGCTGTTTTACGATTCGGAAGGCAAAGGGAAAAGTAATAAAAAAAAGCAGCCGGGAGGCTGCTATCCTTATGACCTTTTATTCTTTTAAACTCTTAACTTTCGGCCTTCGGCCCGTTCGGTATGGCGGCGATAGCCGTAAATGGATCAGGAACCGACGGAATATCGGCGAAGCATGAGCCGTA
This window encodes:
- a CDS encoding WXG100 family type VII secretion target, coding for MAGNVVNSPEAVRQYAKQITNGSQALEEVIRQLQAAHRSVGSEWKDGQYNKFGDELENLIKQIKKTIPSFQQYTQHLRAKANILDDYNK
- a CDS encoding JAB domain-containing protein — protein: MELTPIFEVVKIKLEIKEMVEPFAAFQIRNPEDARELAAAQIANEDREVFLVMMLNTKNHVVGLHRAHVGSLNASVVHPRDVLKCAILNNAASLIVSHQHPSGDPTPSMEDIEVTKRLAEAGKIIGIEVLDHLIVSHTGKYVSLKEKGYL